One Gemmatimonadales bacterium DNA window includes the following coding sequences:
- a CDS encoding DUF2784 domain-containing protein gives MPYGWLADLVLAAHLAFVGFVVAGGLLVLRRPTLAWVHLPCTAWAVVVEFAGIVCPLTPLEVRLRMSGGEAGYAGDFVGHYVTALLYPAGLTRGLQVALGGIVLLLNVAVYGLLLARRRRAPARVHAEAQSSAQDRGPGDRGLA, from the coding sequence GTGCCGTACGGGTGGCTGGCGGACCTGGTGCTGGCGGCGCACCTCGCGTTCGTGGGGTTCGTCGTGGCGGGCGGGCTGCTGGTCCTCCGGCGACCCACGCTCGCCTGGGTTCACCTGCCGTGTACGGCCTGGGCCGTGGTCGTCGAGTTCGCCGGCATCGTCTGTCCGCTGACGCCGCTCGAAGTCCGGCTGCGGATGTCGGGCGGCGAAGCCGGCTACGCGGGCGACTTCGTCGGCCACTACGTCACGGCCCTGCTGTACCCCGCGGGTCTCACCAGGGGGTTGCAGGTGGCGCTCGGTGGCATCGTCCTCCTCCTCAACGTCGCGGTCTACGGACTGCTGCTCGCCCGGCGGCGCCGTGCCCCGGCCCGCGTGCACGCGGAGGCGCAGTCGTCGGCCCAAGACCGGGGTCCCGGCGACCGCGGACTGGCCTGA
- a CDS encoding aminotransferase class V-fold PLP-dependent enzyme — MAAPLRRAPEPAPAPADALEAYFEPFRANTIGHDQVFRSPYGEQRIVYADWTASGRLYGPIERRLLEDFGPFVGNTHSESSATGSAMTVAYHEAHRVLKAHVHAGPEDLILTTGSGMTGGINKFQRLLGLKAPEALRRHIQLAEAERPVVFVTHLEHHSNHTSWYETIADVVVIPPDARGIVDLAALEELLHRYRHRPFRIGAFSACSNVTGVETPYHAMAKLMHRAGGVAFVDWAASAPYVSLDMHPADPEERLDAVLFSPHKFLGGPGSAGVLIFARDLYHNRVPDESGGGTVAWTNPWGKYAFLDDPQAREDAGTPGFLQAIKAALAVRLKEAMGVEAMTRRERFLVPFVLDQLEAIPGVHVLARGCRERLAIVSFYVEDLHYNLVVRLLNDRFGVQSRGGCSCAGTYGHYLLNVDPSRSKHITDRIDAGDFSEKPGWVRLSFHPTTTMADVDHCLGAVAEIVRHAEDWSRDYRYSSTTNEYAHRDGDAEAHTRVSRWFALEPPGRDA; from the coding sequence TTGGCCGCACCGCTGCGCCGCGCCCCGGAGCCCGCGCCGGCACCCGCCGACGCGCTCGAAGCCTACTTCGAGCCGTTCCGCGCCAACACGATCGGTCACGACCAGGTGTTCCGCTCGCCCTACGGTGAGCAGCGGATCGTGTACGCGGACTGGACGGCGAGCGGCCGGCTGTACGGGCCGATCGAACGGCGGCTGCTCGAGGACTTCGGGCCCTTCGTCGGCAATACCCACTCGGAGTCGAGCGCCACCGGCTCGGCGATGACCGTCGCCTACCACGAGGCGCACCGCGTTCTCAAGGCGCACGTGCACGCGGGGCCGGAGGACCTGATCCTCACCACCGGGTCGGGGATGACCGGCGGGATCAACAAGTTCCAGCGCCTGCTCGGGCTCAAGGCGCCCGAGGCGCTGCGGCGCCACATCCAGCTCGCGGAAGCGGAGCGGCCGGTGGTGTTCGTGACGCACCTGGAGCACCACTCCAACCACACTTCCTGGTACGAGACGATCGCCGATGTGGTGGTGATCCCGCCCGACGCCCGGGGGATCGTGGACCTCGCCGCGCTGGAGGAGCTGCTCCACCGCTACCGGCACCGGCCGTTCAGGATCGGGGCGTTCAGCGCCTGCTCGAACGTGACCGGCGTCGAGACGCCCTACCACGCGATGGCGAAGCTGATGCACCGCGCGGGTGGCGTCGCGTTCGTGGACTGGGCCGCCTCCGCGCCCTACGTCTCGCTGGACATGCACCCGGCGGACCCCGAGGAGCGGCTCGACGCCGTGCTGTTCTCGCCGCACAAGTTCCTCGGCGGGCCCGGGTCGGCAGGCGTGCTGATCTTCGCCCGCGATCTCTACCACAACCGGGTGCCGGACGAATCCGGCGGCGGCACGGTGGCCTGGACCAACCCGTGGGGAAAGTACGCCTTCCTCGACGATCCCCAGGCGCGGGAGGACGCCGGCACGCCGGGGTTCCTGCAGGCGATCAAGGCCGCACTGGCGGTGCGGCTCAAGGAGGCGATGGGCGTCGAGGCGATGACCCGCCGCGAGCGGTTCCTCGTGCCCTTCGTCCTGGATCAGCTGGAGGCGATCCCGGGCGTGCACGTCCTGGCCCGGGGGTGCCGCGAGCGCCTCGCGATCGTTTCGTTCTACGTCGAGGACCTGCACTACAACCTGGTCGTCCGGCTGTTGAACGACCGGTTCGGCGTGCAGTCGCGCGGCGGCTGCTCCTGCGCGGGCACCTACGGGCACTACCTCCTGAACGTGGATCCCTCTCGGTCGAAGCACATCACGGACCGCATTGACGCCGGCGATTTCTCGGAGAAGCCGGGCTGGGTGCGGCTGTCGTTCCACCCCACGACCACGATGGCCGACGTGGACCACTGCCTCGGCGCGGTGGCGGAGATCGTGCGCCACGCCGAGGACTGGTCCAGGGATTACCGCTACTCCTCCACCACCAACGAGTACGCGCACCGGGACGGCGACGCCGAGGCGCACACGCGCGTCAGCCGGTGGTTCGCCCTGGAGCCCCCGGGCCGGGACGCGTAG
- a CDS encoding sigma-70 family RNA polymerase sigma factor — MSEASSLEAAAADLVPRARRGDAGALEQLLGRCRGTVFQWALVQTGEAADAEDVTQEVLIRLHGSLHRFAGRSRFTTWLFQVTRNEASNLRRRLGSRRRLAEAATREAEAEPVTTDDPADRVHAARVAAFAEGLMRSLPRRQREVFHLADLEGCTVAEIAERLGTSPVTARVHLFHARRAVRAGILERWPELAAEEGR, encoded by the coding sequence GTGAGCGAAGCCAGCAGCCTGGAAGCAGCGGCCGCCGACCTGGTCCCGAGGGCGCGGCGAGGCGACGCGGGCGCTCTCGAGCAGCTGCTCGGGCGATGCCGCGGAACGGTGTTCCAGTGGGCCCTCGTCCAGACGGGCGAGGCCGCGGACGCCGAGGACGTCACGCAGGAGGTCCTGATCCGGCTGCACGGCTCCCTGCACCGGTTCGCCGGGCGCTCGCGCTTCACCACCTGGCTCTTCCAGGTGACCCGCAACGAGGCGTCGAACCTGCGCCGCCGGCTCGGGAGCCGGCGCCGGCTGGCCGAGGCCGCGACCAGGGAGGCGGAGGCGGAGCCCGTGACCACCGACGACCCGGCGGATCGGGTCCACGCCGCGCGAGTCGCCGCCTTCGCCGAGGGGCTGATGCGGAGCCTGCCCCGCCGCCAGCGGGAGGTGTTCCACCTCGCGGATCTCGAGGGCTGCACCGTGGCGGAGATCGCCGAGCGGCTGGGGACGAGCCCCGTCACCGCGAGAGTGCACCTGTTCCACGCCCGCCGGGCCGTGCGGGCCGGCATTCTGGAACGCTGGCCGGAGCTGGCCGCCGAGGAGGGACGATGA